One window from the genome of Natronomonas pharaonis DSM 2160 encodes:
- a CDS encoding DUF6517 family protein: MKRRDVLAGVGATALLGTAGCLGVAGLDEHEATPAGVDPEVRSSTGYSQVGIEELVIREQVDLPGLSEEVVVRNYLTEHDKGIDLGPLGRLRAAVFTVLTSPQISIAGRELNSDSRDGD, encoded by the coding sequence ATGAAGCGACGCGACGTGTTAGCGGGGGTTGGGGCGACAGCGCTTTTGGGTACCGCGGGCTGTCTCGGTGTTGCGGGACTCGACGAGCATGAAGCGACGCCGGCCGGCGTCGACCCGGAGGTACGTTCGTCTACTGGGTACAGTCAGGTCGGTATCGAAGAACTCGTCATCCGAGAGCAGGTGGACTTGCCGGGACTATCGGAGGAGGTCGTTGTCCGGAACTATCTGACCGAACACGACAAGGGAATCGACCTCGGCCCGCTCGGACGGCTCCGGGCTGCGGTCTTCACCGTTCTCACGTCGCCGCAGATATCCATTGCCGGCCGGGAGCTCAATTCCGATAGCCGAGATGGGGACTGA
- a CDS encoding OB-fold nucleic acid binding domain-containing protein, which produces MGNCIICGTSTDGLVCDVHQEDVLFEFTGNEPSQLTPGRFYKGTVDGYAEFGVFINIGNVTGLLHRSKLDQRIESLDWDEGDEVSVQVNNVRDNGDIDLDSSIRQTADEFRGMLVQTPDGEHLPDAADDDEADADEQTGGSPESSDDGPTTQEPSVDEQTGGNPSDPELAEMATESDEDDEAAAEAEEAEAGDVDAESDIDRVAVETLRDRVGDVVRLEGVVASVRQTSGPTVFELRDETGIVDCAAFVEAGVRAYPEIETDDVVRLDGEVRLRRDEIQVETDSLVALEDDAREDVESRMDAAIENRARPESVEPLADDDAVSAITDDIADAATEIRRAVLESRPVVVRHDATTDGYVAGAAIERAVLPLIRDEYESADAVYHYFDRRPLEDGVYDMDDATKDVTRMLDDRERHDEKLPLFVFAAAGSTAASTDGLELLDVYDAPRVVLDGRPVDDAVDDEIDAPVTADGRTSATVAAAVAAAVNGDVRADLEHLPAVSYWDETPTVYTDLATGAGFDEETVEQLREAIALEAFYQSYEDKRQLIIDLLFGEQTGLAAQVSEQFDTKLEAELETATTNLDERTVDGYDVTVLDTDAYTHTYDFPPTRLLLDELSRRLDADAVVGVATDELHLRAADDIDISAVADTVAEAVPNAGVSDPGAREPKLEFLAGKRDAVIDAVVDAVAEQVTAPSA; this is translated from the coding sequence ATGGGTAACTGTATCATCTGCGGTACGTCCACCGATGGACTCGTCTGTGACGTCCATCAAGAGGACGTCCTCTTCGAGTTCACAGGTAACGAACCCTCACAGCTGACGCCCGGTCGCTTTTACAAAGGTACCGTCGACGGCTACGCCGAGTTCGGCGTCTTCATCAACATCGGCAACGTCACCGGACTCCTCCACCGGAGCAAACTCGACCAGCGAATCGAGAGCCTCGACTGGGATGAGGGCGACGAAGTCTCCGTACAGGTCAACAACGTCCGTGACAACGGCGACATCGACCTCGATTCCTCGATTCGGCAGACCGCCGACGAGTTCCGCGGTATGCTGGTCCAGACACCCGACGGCGAGCACCTTCCCGACGCGGCTGACGACGATGAGGCCGACGCCGACGAGCAAACCGGCGGCTCCCCCGAGTCCAGCGACGACGGCCCGACGACACAAGAGCCGAGCGTCGACGAGCAGACCGGTGGCAATCCAAGCGACCCCGAGCTCGCCGAGATGGCGACAGAAAGCGACGAAGACGACGAAGCTGCTGCGGAAGCTGAAGAAGCCGAGGCCGGCGACGTTGACGCGGAAAGCGACATCGACCGCGTCGCCGTCGAGACGCTTCGTGACCGCGTCGGCGATGTCGTCCGCCTCGAAGGCGTCGTCGCGTCGGTCAGACAGACCTCCGGTCCGACCGTCTTCGAACTCCGCGACGAGACCGGTATCGTCGACTGCGCCGCCTTCGTCGAGGCGGGCGTTCGAGCCTATCCCGAAATCGAGACCGACGACGTTGTCCGCCTCGACGGCGAGGTGCGACTCCGCCGCGACGAGATTCAGGTCGAAACCGATTCGCTCGTCGCGCTGGAAGACGATGCGCGCGAAGATGTCGAGTCCCGGATGGACGCCGCCATCGAAAACCGCGCCCGACCGGAGTCGGTCGAACCGCTTGCCGACGACGATGCCGTCTCGGCGATAACGGACGACATCGCCGACGCCGCGACCGAAATCCGCCGTGCCGTTCTCGAATCCCGGCCGGTTGTCGTCCGCCACGATGCGACGACTGACGGATACGTCGCCGGTGCGGCCATCGAGCGTGCCGTGCTGCCGCTCATCCGAGACGAGTACGAAAGCGCCGACGCCGTCTACCACTACTTCGACCGCCGACCGCTCGAAGACGGCGTCTACGACATGGACGACGCGACAAAAGATGTCACCCGGATGCTCGACGACCGCGAGCGTCACGACGAGAAGCTCCCGCTCTTCGTCTTCGCCGCTGCCGGTTCGACGGCCGCCTCGACGGACGGGCTGGAGCTGCTGGATGTCTACGACGCGCCGCGCGTCGTCCTCGACGGTCGTCCGGTCGACGACGCTGTCGACGACGAAATCGACGCTCCGGTGACTGCCGACGGCCGGACGTCAGCAACCGTCGCGGCCGCTGTCGCCGCCGCTGTCAACGGTGATGTCCGCGCGGATCTGGAACACCTGCCGGCAGTCAGCTACTGGGACGAGACGCCGACAGTCTACACCGACCTCGCAACCGGTGCCGGCTTCGACGAGGAGACGGTCGAACAGCTCCGGGAAGCCATCGCGCTGGAGGCGTTCTATCAGTCCTACGAGGACAAACGCCAACTCATCATCGACCTGCTGTTCGGCGAGCAGACCGGCCTCGCCGCGCAGGTTTCCGAGCAGTTCGATACCAAGCTCGAAGCGGAGCTGGAGACAGCCACGACGAACCTCGACGAGCGGACCGTTGACGGCTACGACGTGACGGTCCTCGACACTGACGCCTACACGCACACCTACGACTTCCCGCCGACCCGGCTGCTCCTCGATGAGCTTTCGCGGCGATTGGACGCCGACGCCGTTGTCGGCGTCGCGACTGACGAACTCCACCTCCGAGCGGCTGACGACATCGACATCAGTGCTGTCGCCGACACCGTCGCTGAAGCCGTCCCGAACGCCGGCGTTTCCGACCCCGGCGCACGCGAGCCGAAGCTCGAGTTCCTCGCCGGCAAGCGCGACGCTGTTATCGACGCTGTTGTTGACGCCGTCGCAGAGCAGGTCACCGCACCCTCCGCCTGA
- a CDS encoding CBS domain-containing protein has translation MDISAIVSTEFEELSPDTPVSKLTGVFDDPDVKGVVVSDDGDLVGVVTRRQLTTSHHSPEEKLASLVWHAPTVAPDENVREVARLMIDSGTQLLPVVEGDSMVGVVTADELLEAVQSFLEAATVGDAYSEELISIEPQTSFGKALHSFRDNRIAHLPVVDEGSAVGVVSLYDVTDIAVRATTQSQGGDAGGTDPFGGEISSSSGRARRGGFGAREGERDRLLDLPVRDVMVTPVRTVTPDETLEDAVAAMFDAGVSSLVVTRDGEPDGILTKTDILDALTWEAEGNRAVQLYGSDLLDDMNYDEVVSMIDAFDDMDGGTNVLDAKIHLHEHNETRRGTPLLLARIRLYTDGGLFMASGEGYGASHALGEAKDTLERRIRDNKTYAQTKKHPDEEFWDKRFGWWLES, from the coding sequence ATGGATATTTCAGCCATTGTTTCAACCGAATTCGAGGAGCTCAGCCCCGATACACCCGTATCGAAGCTCACCGGCGTCTTCGACGACCCCGATGTCAAAGGCGTCGTCGTCAGCGATGACGGCGACCTTGTGGGAGTTGTCACCCGACGACAACTGACGACATCCCACCATTCGCCGGAAGAAAAGCTCGCGTCGCTCGTCTGGCACGCCCCGACTGTCGCCCCGGACGAAAACGTTCGCGAAGTCGCACGGCTGATGATAGACAGCGGAACGCAGCTACTGCCGGTCGTCGAGGGCGATTCGATGGTCGGCGTCGTCACGGCCGACGAGCTGCTCGAGGCCGTCCAGTCATTCCTTGAAGCTGCGACCGTCGGTGACGCCTACTCGGAGGAACTCATCTCCATTGAGCCACAGACCTCTTTCGGAAAGGCACTGCACTCGTTCCGCGACAACCGTATCGCACACCTACCGGTTGTTGATGAGGGCTCTGCAGTCGGTGTTGTCAGCCTCTACGATGTGACCGACATCGCCGTCCGGGCGACCACACAGAGCCAGGGCGGCGACGCCGGCGGCACCGACCCCTTCGGCGGCGAAATATCGAGCAGCAGCGGCCGTGCTCGTCGCGGCGGGTTCGGTGCTCGCGAAGGCGAACGCGACCGACTGCTCGACCTGCCCGTACGCGACGTAATGGTCACGCCGGTCCGGACTGTCACCCCCGACGAAACACTTGAAGACGCCGTTGCGGCGATGTTCGATGCGGGCGTTTCGTCGCTCGTTGTCACCCGTGACGGAGAGCCGGACGGTATCCTGACCAAGACCGACATCCTCGATGCGCTGACGTGGGAAGCCGAGGGCAACCGCGCCGTACAGCTCTACGGCTCCGACCTGCTCGACGACATGAACTACGACGAGGTCGTCTCGATGATAGACGCCTTCGACGATATGGACGGCGGAACGAACGTTCTCGACGCCAAGATTCACCTCCACGAGCACAACGAGACACGCCGCGGGACGCCGCTGTTGCTCGCCCGCATCCGGCTGTACACCGACGGCGGCCTCTTTATGGCGTCCGGCGAGGGGTACGGTGCGAGCCACGCGCTCGGTGAGGCCAAGGATACGCTCGAGCGCCGCATCAGAGACAACAAGACCTACGCACAGACGAAAAAGCACCCCGACGAGGAGTTCTGGGACAAGCGGTTCGGCTGGTGGCTGGAATCGTAA
- a CDS encoding methyl-accepting chemotaxis protein: MIRRLLRMVRGRTGQRLPDGGIQQDEASKIETAGDSDAREQRAADSDTTREMGTDTGTGLSTGRFVDENVRLLLNGLSQPTFVLDAEGEVVAWNEALAELTGATRDEAVGHDHASEMFYPDGRRAKTLADKVLEHPETVHEEYDVELEAPEMGRVADTSTMLDQYGDEKHIYFAATPQYRDGELVGVVETVIDRTEEVERRLAIERLVGTLGSTLESLRSGELDARAELEDEHAAALDDELLDVVDALNAFAEEFQTLSGRVEQQADRLDDAVDRVVEAAAEISDAVGEQNELVDDAVSEMQTFSAQMEEVAATAQDVDEAASDAKETAEHGLETGQDAREAAKEVTDISEELVDDITALQARMDDIESVVEVVSDVADQTNILALNANIEAARADESGEGFAVVADEVKSLADETQSHTDDITDSIEKLREQTDRTVSAAMTSSERVDRADQRIQEMFDAFEDIADAVEAAADGIAEVAQANDDQAASIEEVTATLETVREHSERAETAAEDVESAATSQAESIDALIKRVERLREGTADAADAA; encoded by the coding sequence ATGATTCGAAGATTGCTCCGGATGGTACGAGGGAGGACCGGACAGCGGCTACCGGACGGGGGCATACAGCAGGACGAGGCCTCCAAGATTGAAACAGCGGGTGACTCAGACGCACGCGAACAGCGCGCGGCTGATTCTGATACGACCCGAGAAATGGGGACGGACACGGGGACGGGCCTGTCGACCGGCCGCTTCGTCGATGAAAACGTTCGGCTCCTGCTGAACGGTCTCAGTCAGCCGACATTCGTTCTTGACGCTGAGGGTGAGGTCGTCGCTTGGAACGAGGCACTCGCGGAACTAACGGGAGCCACCCGCGATGAAGCCGTCGGCCACGACCACGCCAGCGAGATGTTCTATCCGGATGGCCGCCGGGCGAAGACGTTGGCCGACAAGGTGCTCGAACATCCCGAAACGGTTCACGAGGAATACGATGTCGAGCTCGAAGCCCCCGAAATGGGACGTGTCGCCGACACGAGTACGATGCTTGACCAGTACGGCGACGAAAAGCACATTTACTTTGCCGCGACACCGCAGTACCGCGATGGCGAACTGGTCGGCGTCGTAGAGACGGTCATCGACCGGACGGAGGAGGTCGAACGACGACTTGCCATCGAGCGGCTGGTCGGGACGCTCGGCTCGACGCTCGAATCGCTGCGAAGCGGGGAGCTTGATGCCCGCGCGGAACTCGAAGACGAACACGCTGCCGCCCTTGACGATGAACTGCTCGATGTGGTTGACGCACTCAACGCCTTCGCCGAGGAATTCCAGACGTTGAGCGGCCGCGTCGAACAGCAGGCCGACCGACTGGACGACGCGGTCGACCGGGTCGTCGAGGCGGCCGCCGAAATCAGCGACGCCGTCGGAGAGCAAAACGAACTGGTCGACGACGCCGTCTCGGAGATGCAGACATTCTCGGCACAGATGGAAGAGGTCGCGGCCACGGCCCAAGATGTCGACGAGGCAGCGAGCGACGCTAAAGAAACCGCTGAGCACGGGCTTGAGACGGGACAAGACGCTCGGGAAGCTGCCAAAGAGGTCACGGACATCAGCGAAGAACTCGTCGACGATATTACCGCGCTGCAAGCCCGAATGGACGACATTGAGTCTGTCGTCGAAGTGGTCTCAGATGTCGCAGACCAAACAAATATCCTTGCGCTGAACGCCAACATCGAGGCCGCCCGCGCCGACGAGAGCGGTGAGGGCTTTGCTGTCGTCGCCGACGAAGTCAAATCACTGGCCGATGAAACTCAGTCCCACACTGACGACATCACAGACAGCATCGAGAAGCTTCGAGAACAGACAGACCGGACCGTCTCAGCGGCAATGACCTCCAGCGAGCGGGTTGATAGAGCCGACCAGCGAATACAGGAGATGTTCGATGCCTTTGAAGACATTGCTGATGCTGTCGAAGCGGCCGCCGACGGCATCGCCGAAGTCGCACAGGCAAACGACGACCAAGCGGCGAGCATCGAGGAGGTAACCGCAACGCTCGAAACAGTCCGTGAACACTCCGAGCGAGCCGAGACAGCCGCCGAAGACGTCGAATCGGCGGCTACCAGTCAGGCCGAAAGTATCGACGCTCTGATAAAGCGTGTTGAGCGACTCCGTGAGGGAACCGCCGACGCGGCCGACGCTGCATAG
- a CDS encoding tRNA uridine(34) 5-carboxymethylaminomethyl modification radical SAM/GNAT enzyme Elp3, which produces MSADTDAESEVFERVCESLVEGILDGDIDRDNLESAKMDACREHSSPKVPKNTDLLDYAPEEQREELESVLQRKPVRTASGVSPVAIMTSPHMCPHGKCLYCPGGPASEFSSSQSYTGHEPAAARGVQNDYDPYGQVTLRLHQLREIGHPVDKVELILMGGTMTARSHDYQEWFVKRALEAMNDYDLDSPPAPSEEDSFKPDPEDVDFRYLEDVIAENETANIRNIGTTFETKPDWCDPEQIDRMLRLGGTKVEVGVQTTYERINREMHRGHGVQASLDANRRLRDAGFKVGFHMMPGQPGMSKEMCLQDFREIFENADWRPDYLKIYPTLIVRDTVTYDMWRRDEYEPLNNEEAAELVAEIKSMIPRYTRLQRVQRDIPADFIDAGVWKSNLRQLARKRMEAHGWECDCIRCREVGMNDEDPDTVELNVDTYEAAGGTEHFISIEDFEKDLLVGFCRLRFPNDPVRAELEDAAIVRELHVYGSEVGVGKQTDDGHQHEGHGRRLLSTAEALAADAGYDKLSVISGIGVRQYYREKLGYYQDGPYVSTRLDQ; this is translated from the coding sequence ATGAGCGCCGACACCGACGCCGAGTCCGAGGTCTTCGAGCGCGTCTGTGAGTCGCTCGTCGAGGGGATTCTCGACGGCGACATCGACAGAGATAATCTCGAATCGGCCAAGATGGACGCCTGCCGCGAGCACTCCTCGCCGAAGGTGCCGAAGAACACGGATTTGCTCGACTACGCTCCCGAGGAGCAACGCGAAGAGCTTGAGTCGGTGTTGCAGCGCAAACCGGTCCGGACAGCGTCCGGCGTCTCGCCGGTTGCTATCATGACCTCTCCACACATGTGTCCGCACGGGAAGTGTCTCTACTGTCCGGGCGGCCCCGCCTCGGAGTTTTCGTCCTCACAGAGCTACACCGGCCACGAACCGGCAGCAGCACGGGGCGTCCAGAACGATTACGACCCATACGGGCAGGTCACGCTGCGTCTCCACCAGCTCCGCGAAATCGGCCACCCAGTCGATAAGGTCGAACTCATCCTCATGGGCGGGACGATGACCGCCCGGAGCCACGATTATCAGGAGTGGTTCGTCAAACGCGCCCTCGAAGCGATGAACGACTACGACCTCGACAGCCCGCCTGCACCCAGCGAGGAGGACTCGTTCAAGCCCGACCCCGAGGATGTCGACTTCCGGTATCTGGAGGATGTCATCGCCGAAAACGAGACGGCCAACATCCGAAACATCGGAACGACCTTCGAAACCAAGCCCGACTGGTGTGACCCCGAGCAGATAGACCGGATGCTTCGGCTCGGCGGGACGAAAGTCGAAGTCGGCGTCCAGACGACCTACGAGCGCATCAACCGCGAAATGCACCGGGGCCACGGTGTCCAGGCCTCGCTGGATGCCAACCGGCGACTCCGGGACGCCGGCTTCAAAGTCGGCTTCCACATGATGCCCGGCCAGCCCGGCATGTCCAAAGAGATGTGTCTACAGGACTTCCGGGAGATCTTCGAGAACGCCGACTGGCGGCCGGACTATCTGAAGATTTATCCGACGCTCATCGTCCGGGATACGGTGACCTACGACATGTGGCGGCGCGACGAGTACGAGCCGCTCAACAACGAGGAGGCGGCGGAACTCGTCGCCGAAATCAAATCGATGATTCCGCGCTATACGCGCCTCCAGCGCGTCCAGCGGGATATCCCGGCAGACTTTATCGATGCCGGGGTCTGGAAGTCGAACCTCCGACAGCTCGCCAGAAAGCGGATGGAAGCACACGGCTGGGAGTGTGACTGTATCCGCTGTCGCGAGGTCGGTATGAACGACGAAGACCCCGATACTGTCGAGCTGAACGTCGACACCTACGAGGCCGCCGGCGGGACGGAACACTTCATCTCCATCGAGGACTTCGAGAAGGACCTGCTCGTCGGCTTCTGCCGGCTCCGGTTCCCGAACGACCCCGTCAGGGCGGAGTTGGAGGACGCAGCGATTGTCAGGGAGCTCCACGTCTACGGCAGCGAGGTCGGCGTCGGCAAGCAGACCGACGATGGCCACCAACACGAGGGCCACGGTCGGCGGCTGCTGTCGACGGCCGAGGCGCTGGCTGCGGACGCCGGCTACGACAAACTCTCTGTCATCTCCGGCATCGGCGTCCGCCAGTACTATCGCGAGAAACTCGGCTACTATCAGGATGGCCCGTACGTCTCGACGCGGCTGGACCAGTAG
- the hisD gene encoding histidinol dehydrogenase, whose protein sequence is MNVSAVADLSPEARAALFERDAGIEDARESVRDIIGRVREEGDVALRSYAKEFDDVDIGTLAVTDEAERAYDDLDDDLRDAIETAAENIRTFHERQVPDDWREQFDGRELGRRYRPLERVGVYAPGGTAAYPSSVLMGVIPAVVAGVDHVAVATPPAEELPAATLAAAHVAGADAVYQVGGAQAIAALAYGTESVSAVQKVVGPGNRWVTAAKAEVRGDVEIDFLAGPSELLVVCDDTADPELIAADMVAQAEHDPNASVVCVSDDEATAEAVADACERQATARERTEAIESALENDASAVLCARSMSEAVLFAEEYAAEHLSIVAADEEALLDRIDSAGSVFLGGFSPVAVGDYASGTNHVLPTGGLAKVAGGLSVDHFVRSTTVQKLDEDALSSLRETVTTLARAEGLEAHAESVDKRFD, encoded by the coding sequence ATGAACGTCAGTGCTGTTGCCGACCTCTCGCCCGAAGCACGTGCGGCGCTGTTTGAGCGCGATGCGGGGATTGAAGACGCCCGTGAGTCGGTCCGAGATATCATCGGCCGCGTCCGCGAGGAGGGTGACGTGGCGCTCCGAAGCTACGCAAAGGAGTTCGACGATGTCGACATCGGAACACTAGCGGTCACCGACGAGGCAGAGCGCGCCTACGACGACCTCGACGACGACCTCCGTGACGCTATCGAAACTGCCGCCGAGAACATTCGAACGTTCCACGAGCGGCAGGTTCCGGACGACTGGCGGGAGCAGTTCGACGGCCGAGAGCTGGGTCGCCGATACCGTCCCTTGGAGCGTGTCGGGGTCTATGCCCCCGGCGGGACCGCCGCCTATCCCTCCAGCGTCCTGATGGGCGTCATCCCGGCTGTCGTCGCCGGTGTCGACCACGTTGCCGTTGCGACACCGCCGGCCGAGGAGCTACCGGCTGCGACGCTTGCGGCCGCTCACGTCGCTGGTGCCGACGCGGTCTATCAGGTCGGCGGTGCACAGGCGATTGCGGCGCTCGCCTATGGCACGGAGTCCGTCTCGGCGGTCCAGAAGGTTGTCGGCCCGGGGAACCGCTGGGTGACCGCCGCCAAGGCCGAGGTTCGCGGCGATGTCGAAATCGACTTTCTCGCAGGCCCATCCGAGCTACTCGTCGTCTGTGACGACACCGCGGACCCGGAACTGATTGCTGCCGACATGGTTGCACAGGCCGAACACGACCCGAACGCCTCGGTCGTCTGCGTCAGCGACGACGAGGCGACCGCCGAAGCCGTCGCCGACGCCTGTGAGCGTCAGGCCACAGCCCGCGAGCGGACCGAAGCAATCGAGTCGGCGTTGGAAAACGACGCCTCGGCGGTGCTCTGTGCACGGTCGATGTCGGAGGCTGTCCTCTTTGCCGAGGAGTATGCCGCCGAACACCTCTCTATTGTCGCCGCCGACGAAGAAGCACTCCTCGACCGCATCGACTCGGCAGGGAGCGTCTTCCTCGGTGGCTTCTCACCGGTTGCGGTCGGCGATTATGCCTCCGGAACCAATCACGTCCTTCCGACCGGTGGCCTGGCGAAGGTCGCTGGCGGGCTTTCCGTCGACCACTTCGTTCGGTCGACGACAGTACAGAAACTCGACGAGGACGCGCTGTCGTCGCTTCGGGAGACGGTCACGACGCTGGCCCGCGCCGAAGGGCTCGAAGCCCACGCGGAAAGCGTCGACAAACGGTTCGACTGA
- a CDS encoding redoxin domain-containing protein: MVAEGDDAPDFTAPVRTSDGNISEFTLSEALADGPVVLAFFPGAFTSVCTGEMTTLRDRLDDIEAGGASLYGVSIDSPFSLGEFAEQNDLEFPLIGDTNKEVIDAYDVVMDFEDLGIEGVAKRSVFVVDEDGTVTYSWVSDDPGVEPDYDELEAAANDA, from the coding sequence ATGGTAGCAGAAGGCGACGACGCACCCGACTTTACGGCACCGGTTCGAACGTCCGACGGCAACATTTCCGAGTTCACGCTCTCAGAAGCGCTTGCGGACGGCCCAGTCGTGCTGGCGTTCTTCCCGGGCGCGTTCACAAGCGTTTGCACCGGCGAGATGACAACGCTGCGTGACCGGCTTGACGACATCGAAGCCGGCGGGGCGAGCCTCTACGGCGTCAGCATCGACTCCCCGTTCTCGCTCGGCGAGTTCGCCGAGCAAAACGACCTTGAGTTCCCGCTCATCGGCGACACCAACAAGGAAGTCATCGACGCCTACGATGTCGTCATGGACTTCGAGGACCTCGGTATCGAGGGCGTCGCAAAGCGGTCCGTCTTCGTCGTCGACGAAGACGGCACCGTCACCTACAGCTGGGTCTCCGACGACCCCGGCGTCGAGCCCGACTACGACGAACTCGAAGCCGCCGCCAACGACGCCTGA
- a CDS encoding DUF6517 family protein: protein MGTEELTELLEADYDDISNVEHVEDDELTILEQETTVARYEADAMFEGQELPVYIHISESVETSNDHLVTIGVYPQQVRQQEDPNIEALMTGVIEEADETADDAEDNRDDADDADDEPAEDGSLPEDEDTVDELPEDENLSDDLPDGVDVDISLS, encoded by the coding sequence ATGGGGACTGAAGAGCTGACAGAGCTGCTGGAGGCTGACTACGACGATATCAGCAACGTCGAACACGTCGAAGACGACGAGCTAACGATACTGGAACAGGAGACGACAGTGGCACGGTATGAGGCCGATGCGATGTTTGAGGGCCAAGAGCTACCGGTGTACATCCACATCTCCGAAAGCGTTGAAACGAGCAACGACCACCTCGTCACAATCGGTGTCTACCCACAGCAGGTTCGCCAGCAGGAAGACCCCAACATTGAAGCGCTGATGACGGGCGTCATCGAGGAAGCTGACGAAACAGCCGATGATGCGGAAGACAACCGGGACGATGCCGACGACGCTGACGACGAGCCAGCGGAAGACGGCTCGCTACCGGAAGACGAAGACACGGTGGACGAGCTGCCGGAAGACGAGAATCTCTCGGATGACCTCCCGGACGGGGTCGATGTAGACATCAGTCTTTCGTGA
- a CDS encoding metal-dependent transcriptional regulator: protein MLSAVMEDYIKAIYALQNDTDERVGTSELADYMDVTSPTVSSMIKKLEERGLVDREEYRGVRLTEEGEVVALEILRHHRLLEAFLTEHLDYDWADVHEEADRLEHHVSEELTERIAEALDNPGVDPHGDPIPDADLELPEAGETTRLTAAAEGDTVVVRRIRHQGDEELRYLAAAGIEPDVEIEVVEIAPFGLVTVQTPEGEQSLPEEIARLIEIDSDT, encoded by the coding sequence ATGCTGAGCGCCGTCATGGAGGATTATATCAAAGCGATATACGCCCTCCAAAACGACACCGACGAGCGCGTCGGGACGTCCGAACTCGCCGACTACATGGACGTGACCTCCCCGACCGTCTCGAGCATGATAAAGAAGCTCGAAGAGCGTGGGCTCGTCGACCGCGAGGAGTACCGTGGCGTTCGGCTCACCGAAGAGGGTGAGGTCGTCGCCCTCGAAATCCTTCGCCACCATCGGCTCCTAGAAGCGTTTCTCACCGAGCATCTCGACTACGACTGGGCGGACGTCCACGAGGAAGCCGACCGTCTTGAACACCACGTCTCCGAGGAGCTCACCGAACGCATCGCCGAGGCGCTCGACAACCCCGGCGTCGACCCGCACGGCGACCCGATTCCTGACGCCGACTTGGAACTGCCCGAAGCAGGCGAGACCACCCGGCTCACGGCAGCGGCGGAAGGCGACACCGTCGTCGTTCGCCGCATCCGCCATCAAGGCGATGAAGAACTACGGTACCTCGCTGCTGCTGGCATCGAACCGGATGTCGAAATCGAAGTCGTCGAAATCGCGCCGTTTGGGCTCGTAACCGTTCAAACGCCCGAGGGCGAACAGAGTCTCCCCGAAGAAATCGCCCGTCTCATCGAAATCGACTCGGATACCTGA
- a CDS encoding DUF7385 family protein, whose protein sequence is MDIDTDELLASLTPREENPAIKSYQNTVSVACPACEEPFDDLVVCKQNPTSLNLSKQLDLCVGVEDDQAFIFTHKP, encoded by the coding sequence ATGGACATCGACACTGACGAACTGCTGGCGTCGCTGACGCCGCGCGAAGAGAACCCGGCCATCAAGTCCTACCAGAACACGGTGTCTGTCGCCTGTCCGGCCTGTGAGGAACCGTTCGATGACCTCGTCGTCTGCAAGCAGAACCCGACGAGCCTCAACCTCTCCAAACAGCTTGACCTCTGTGTCGGCGTCGAGGACGACCAAGCGTTCATCTTTACCCACAAACCCTGA
- a CDS encoding MTH865 family protein — protein MVDKDDLREQFEDAFEGADYPVNSPMDLVPALPQGPGTKFESGDFSMTAMELNTKAGGNQDFPYESSDELVEDIMNGLEEEGYL, from the coding sequence ATGGTCGACAAAGACGACCTCCGTGAGCAGTTCGAGGACGCGTTCGAAGGCGCAGACTACCCAGTCAACAGCCCGATGGACCTCGTGCCCGCGCTCCCGCAGGGACCGGGAACGAAATTCGAGTCCGGCGACTTTTCGATGACTGCGATGGAACTCAACACGAAGGCCGGCGGCAATCAGGATTTCCCCTACGAGTCCTCCGACGAGCTTGTCGAGGACATCATGAACGGGCTCGAAGAAGAAGGCTACCTCTAA